One Nocardia iowensis DNA window includes the following coding sequences:
- a CDS encoding AurF N-oxygenase family protein — protein sequence MGNDAALIPQESFAQRLLTGSVKKSYDPVVDMDWDAPLDPDKLFLPAEVVSLYGTDLWESMTPQQRRELSRQELANVLSVGIWFENLLNRLLLRELLADDPTTRHSHYTLVEMGDECRHMMMFGKLIDRIEARPYWPRRTGRLVIGVLPLFLRGSMTWVGALVGEEIFDAIQRRTLDDPELQPLVSRAMRIHVTEEARHIGFARDALARRVPTMSRAELAYTRLCVAIAAPLFVYLLTNRHMYTRAGLDGRAARRIATNNPDAKKALGIGAANLGVFLQKQGLIGPIGEWIWRRRGLLA from the coding sequence ATGGGCAACGACGCCGCACTGATCCCGCAAGAGTCCTTCGCGCAGCGCCTGCTGACCGGATCGGTCAAGAAGTCCTACGACCCGGTGGTCGACATGGACTGGGACGCACCGCTCGACCCGGACAAACTCTTCCTCCCCGCGGAGGTCGTTTCGCTGTACGGCACCGACCTGTGGGAGTCGATGACCCCGCAGCAGCGCCGCGAACTGTCCCGGCAGGAACTGGCGAACGTCCTGTCCGTCGGCATCTGGTTCGAGAACCTGCTCAACCGGCTGCTGCTGCGCGAACTGCTGGCCGACGACCCGACCACCCGGCATTCGCACTACACCCTCGTCGAAATGGGTGACGAGTGCAGGCACATGATGATGTTCGGCAAGCTGATCGATCGCATCGAGGCGCGTCCGTACTGGCCGCGCCGCACGGGCAGACTGGTGATCGGCGTGCTGCCGCTCTTCTTGCGCGGCTCCATGACCTGGGTCGGCGCGCTGGTCGGCGAGGAGATTTTCGACGCGATCCAGCGGCGCACCCTGGACGACCCGGAGTTGCAGCCCTTGGTTTCTCGGGCGATGCGCATTCACGTCACCGAGGAGGCGCGCCATATCGGTTTCGCCCGTGACGCGCTGGCCCGGCGGGTGCCCACCATGTCGCGGGCCGAACTCGCCTACACCAGACTGTGTGTCGCGATCGCCGCCCCGCTGTTCGTCTACCTGCTGACCAACCGGCACATGTACACCCGCGCCGGTTTGGACGGGCGCGCCGCCCGGCGGATCGCGACCAACAACCCGGACGCCAAGAAGGCACTGGGCATCGGCGCCGCGAATCTCGGCGTGTTCCTGCAGAAGCAGGGTCTCATCGGGCCGATCGGCGAGTGGATCTGGCGGCGGCGGGGACTGCTCGCATGA
- a CDS encoding DUF4873 domain-containing protein: MTLEPEIVIVGAGFGGLGMAIELRKAGIDDFVVLEKADEIGGTWRENTYPGAGCDVMSLMYSYSFEPNKRWTRMFARQPEILDYLRRTVDKYDLRGHIRLRSEVVSLDFDDADDRWDVGLADGRHLRPRLVVMAPGPLHEPSIPAFPGRDTFRGTSFHSAEWDHDFDVSGKRIAVIGTGASAVQFVPQIAKEAAQVTVYQRTPHWIVPKPDRPLSALEHRMFRYLPGSQRLYRWAIYWGYESLIPAFMNPELMRQVEKVARGHLRRQVSDPELRERLTPDYRLGCKRILVSNNFYPALQRDNVDLVTTPIAGLTETGVATVDGSAEAFDAIVYGTGFKISDRFADQHIVGANGLALQDAWRNGMEGFLGVAVHGFPNLFLIVGPNSGGGHQSIVFMIEAQARYIRQCVELHRKTSSTRIEVRAATQHEFNRRTQAKLAGTVWNSGGCNSWYLDEHGLNRAAWPGSSVSYWRTMRHLDPGHYDLTVPADREPAHEYSGPATLDAPGALLPVTVTLSGHADPTDGRYHWYGRITPTTGTELPDPGRAEVFLTLPGCYPTAGRLQERDPWGNLRIVGIGEPPYPLEPAYTSK, encoded by the coding sequence ATGACCCTCGAACCCGAAATCGTCATTGTCGGTGCGGGTTTCGGTGGCCTCGGCATGGCCATCGAGCTGCGCAAGGCGGGTATCGACGATTTCGTCGTGCTGGAGAAGGCCGACGAGATCGGTGGCACCTGGCGGGAGAACACCTATCCCGGCGCGGGCTGCGACGTGATGTCGCTGATGTATTCGTACTCGTTCGAGCCGAACAAGCGGTGGACGCGGATGTTCGCCCGCCAGCCGGAGATTCTGGACTACCTGCGCCGCACCGTCGACAAGTACGACCTGCGCGGGCACATCCGGTTGCGTTCGGAGGTGGTTTCGCTCGACTTCGACGACGCGGACGATCGCTGGGATGTCGGCCTCGCGGACGGGCGGCACTTGCGGCCGCGGCTGGTCGTGATGGCGCCCGGCCCGCTGCACGAACCCTCGATTCCGGCTTTTCCTGGTCGAGACACGTTCCGCGGCACGAGCTTCCACTCAGCGGAGTGGGATCACGACTTCGACGTCAGCGGAAAGCGCATCGCTGTCATCGGAACCGGCGCCAGCGCGGTGCAGTTCGTGCCGCAAATCGCCAAGGAAGCCGCGCAGGTAACCGTGTACCAGCGCACCCCGCACTGGATCGTGCCGAAACCGGACCGTCCGCTGTCGGCGCTGGAGCACCGAATGTTCCGGTATCTGCCCGGCTCGCAACGGCTCTACCGGTGGGCGATCTATTGGGGCTACGAGTCGTTGATCCCCGCGTTCATGAATCCGGAACTGATGCGTCAGGTGGAAAAGGTCGCCCGTGGCCATCTGCGCCGCCAGGTCAGCGACCCGGAACTGCGCGAACGGCTCACCCCGGACTACCGGCTGGGCTGTAAGCGAATCCTGGTGTCCAACAACTTCTATCCCGCGCTACAGCGCGACAATGTCGATCTGGTGACCACGCCCATCGCGGGCCTCACCGAGACCGGTGTCGCCACCGTGGACGGGTCCGCCGAGGCGTTCGACGCGATCGTCTACGGCACCGGTTTCAAGATCTCCGACCGGTTCGCCGACCAGCACATCGTCGGCGCCAACGGCCTTGCTCTGCAAGACGCGTGGCGCAATGGGATGGAGGGTTTCCTCGGCGTCGCGGTACACGGCTTCCCCAACCTGTTCCTCATCGTCGGCCCGAATTCCGGTGGCGGACACCAATCCATCGTGTTCATGATCGAGGCGCAGGCCCGCTACATCCGCCAGTGCGTCGAGCTGCACCGCAAGACCTCCAGCACTCGCATCGAAGTGCGCGCCGCCACCCAGCACGAATTCAACCGCCGCACCCAAGCGAAACTGGCTGGCACCGTCTGGAACTCGGGCGGCTGCAACAGCTGGTATCTCGATGAGCACGGCCTCAACCGCGCCGCCTGGCCCGGCTCCAGCGTCTCCTACTGGCGCACCATGCGCCATCTCGACCCCGGCCACTACGACCTCACCGTCCCCGCGGACCGCGAACCAGCCCACGAATATTCGGGCCCCGCCACCCTCGACGCCCCCGGCGCACTGCTCCCGGTGACCGTCACCCTCAGCGGCCACGCCGACCCCACCGACGGCCGCTACCACTGGTACGGCCGCATCACCCCCACCACCGGCACCGAGCTGCCCGACCCCGGCCGCGCCGAAGTATTCCTGACCCTCCCGGGTTGCTACCCCACCGCGGGCCGCCTCCAGGAACGCGACCCCTGGGGCAATCTGCGTATCGTCGGCATCGGCGAGCCGCCCTATCCCCTGGAACCGGCCTACACGTCGAAGTAG
- the glnA gene encoding type I glutamate--ammonia ligase, whose protein sequence is MLKPTTEGVLEYICAEEVTYVDIRFCDVPGVQQHFSIPAQSFGADLVENGIAFDGSSVRGFQSIHESDMLLFPDLDTAQLDPFRAAKTLNMNCFVHDPHTHEAYSRDPRNVARKAEDYLRSTGIADTAYFGPEAEFYIFDAVRYDTSMNGAFYEVDSGSASWNTGTKYNPDGSLNRGYKVRPKGGYFPVAPYDADVDLRDRMCTNLQNAGFELEKGHHEVGTAGQAEINYKFNTLLSAADDLQLYKYIIKNTAWAEGKTVTFMPKPLFGDNGSGMHVHQSLWKNGDPLFYDEVGYAGLSDLARHYIGGLLRHAPSLLAFTNPTVNSYKRLVPGYEAPVNLVYSQRNRSAAVRIPVTGTSPKAKRLEFRCPDSSGNPYLSFAAMLMAGIDGIRRKIEPAAPIDKDLYELSPEESAEVTQTPPSLASVIDRLEADHDYLTEGNVFTDDLLETWIRLKRDTEIAEINVRPHPFEFELYFDV, encoded by the coding sequence GTGTTGAAGCCGACTACCGAGGGAGTTCTGGAGTACATCTGCGCCGAGGAAGTCACCTACGTCGACATCCGATTCTGTGACGTTCCCGGTGTGCAGCAGCACTTCTCGATCCCTGCCCAGTCCTTCGGCGCCGATCTGGTGGAGAACGGGATCGCGTTCGACGGCTCGTCGGTGCGCGGGTTCCAGTCGATCCACGAGTCGGACATGCTGCTGTTCCCCGACCTCGATACGGCGCAACTGGATCCGTTCCGTGCGGCGAAGACGCTGAACATGAACTGCTTCGTGCACGACCCGCACACGCACGAGGCATACAGTCGCGATCCACGCAATGTCGCGCGCAAGGCCGAGGATTATCTGCGCAGCACCGGCATCGCGGACACCGCGTACTTCGGTCCGGAGGCCGAGTTCTATATCTTCGACGCCGTCCGCTACGACACCAGCATGAACGGCGCCTTCTACGAGGTGGATTCGGGATCGGCGAGCTGGAACACCGGCACCAAATACAACCCGGATGGCAGCCTCAACCGCGGCTACAAGGTTCGCCCCAAGGGCGGCTACTTTCCGGTCGCACCGTATGACGCCGACGTCGACCTGCGTGACCGGATGTGCACCAATTTGCAGAACGCGGGCTTCGAACTGGAGAAGGGGCACCACGAGGTCGGCACGGCGGGCCAAGCCGAGATCAACTACAAGTTCAACACTTTGCTCTCCGCCGCGGACGACCTGCAGCTGTACAAATACATCATCAAGAACACCGCCTGGGCCGAAGGCAAGACCGTCACCTTCATGCCGAAGCCGCTCTTCGGCGACAACGGTTCCGGCATGCACGTGCACCAATCTCTGTGGAAGAACGGCGATCCACTGTTCTACGACGAGGTGGGCTACGCGGGACTTTCCGACCTGGCGCGGCACTACATCGGCGGGCTGCTGCGGCACGCGCCGTCGCTGCTCGCCTTCACCAACCCGACCGTGAACTCCTACAAGCGCCTTGTTCCCGGCTACGAGGCGCCGGTCAACCTCGTCTACAGTCAGCGCAATCGATCAGCGGCGGTCCGCATCCCGGTCACCGGAACCAGTCCGAAGGCGAAGCGGCTGGAATTCCGCTGCCCCGACTCCTCCGGCAACCCATACCTCTCCTTCGCCGCCATGCTGATGGCAGGCATCGACGGCATCCGCCGCAAGATCGAACCCGCCGCCCCCATCGACAAAGACCTCTACGAGCTGAGCCCCGAAGAATCCGCCGAGGTAACCCAAACCCCGCCCAGCCTCGCCAGCGTCATCGACCGCCTGGAGGCCGATCACGACTACCTCACCGAAGGCAACGTCTTCACCGACGATCTTCTGGAAACCTGGATTCGCCTCAAGCGCGACACCGAAATCGCCGAGATAAACGTCCGCCCGCACCCCTTCGAATTCGAGCTCTACTTCGACGTGTAG
- a CDS encoding right-handed parallel beta-helix repeat-containing protein gives MKLSSPRLAVVGALCCALAVGTAPMYASADPRQTWYVSAVAPAGGNGSETAPFNTLQGVQQASNDGDTIVVLAAPVGTPPLDGGIALKPGQRLLGRQTPGSVPAVANTTTANDGDAVRLAPKTEVRDLTITSAQRGGIYGRNVGAAVLAGNTVAASNRACHDGFLVQPFPPMLGVPFGTSLPAAPNVIALNNGWAGIMIDSDAGAHTLVIERNTVRDTACGDGIDVRTTGAAQATATITDNLTENINQGIAKLSVLAVGMQSTGTSSLTATLRGNTQRNIAIPANDPLNAAADSEGIFVNAADRARMRITIDRNSYRHGGGHFSANGIEFVTSNGTPDSEVTLTNSEFIDVPGDIVENLNLSAEGASHRMTIDGLTAARSSFLAAVLNPVVPGNLGSCLFSASFGRDNTTALTLRNAHLSQCSADGIGIYAYSPGGPAPAKATMSFDIADTTVADAAIADLHVHTVGDLAALTGKVERSRFGGDVVLTQSGGNLGAGSVIDFGGGRLGSAGNNCFAPTTETALAAPNLPVEHSGSWPTCR, from the coding sequence ATGAAATTGTCTTCGCCGCGGTTGGCCGTGGTGGGCGCGCTGTGCTGCGCGCTCGCCGTCGGCACGGCTCCGATGTACGCGTCCGCCGACCCTAGACAGACCTGGTACGTGAGCGCGGTGGCCCCAGCGGGCGGAAACGGTTCGGAAACAGCACCTTTCAACACCTTGCAGGGCGTCCAGCAGGCTTCGAATGACGGTGACACGATCGTCGTCCTCGCCGCGCCCGTCGGCACACCACCGCTGGACGGCGGCATCGCCCTCAAACCGGGCCAGCGCCTGCTCGGCCGCCAGACTCCCGGAAGTGTTCCGGCTGTGGCCAACACGACCACCGCCAACGACGGTGACGCGGTCCGCCTGGCACCGAAGACCGAAGTCCGCGATCTCACCATCACCAGCGCTCAGCGCGGCGGCATCTACGGCCGCAATGTCGGCGCGGCGGTCCTCGCGGGTAACACGGTCGCCGCCAGCAACCGCGCCTGCCACGACGGCTTCCTCGTCCAGCCGTTCCCGCCGATGCTCGGCGTCCCGTTCGGCACGTCGCTCCCGGCGGCCCCGAACGTGATCGCGCTGAACAACGGCTGGGCGGGCATCATGATCGACTCCGATGCGGGCGCACATACCCTCGTCATCGAACGCAATACTGTGCGCGACACCGCATGTGGTGACGGCATCGATGTCCGCACCACCGGCGCGGCGCAAGCCACCGCCACTATCACCGACAACCTGACCGAGAACATCAATCAGGGCATCGCGAAACTCTCCGTCCTCGCCGTGGGCATGCAGAGCACCGGAACCTCCTCGCTCACCGCCACATTGCGCGGCAACACCCAGCGCAATATCGCCATTCCGGCGAACGACCCACTCAACGCCGCCGCCGACAGCGAGGGCATTTTCGTCAATGCCGCCGACCGCGCCCGTATGCGAATCACTATCGACCGCAACAGTTATCGGCACGGTGGCGGCCACTTCTCCGCCAACGGAATCGAATTCGTCACCAGCAACGGCACGCCGGACAGCGAAGTAACCCTTACCAACAGCGAATTCATCGATGTCCCAGGCGATATCGTGGAGAACCTCAATCTGAGTGCCGAGGGCGCCAGCCACCGCATGACCATCGACGGCCTTACCGCCGCCCGGTCCAGCTTCCTCGCCGCGGTGTTGAATCCGGTGGTGCCCGGCAACCTCGGCAGCTGCCTGTTCTCCGCCAGCTTCGGCCGCGACAACACCACCGCGCTGACCCTGCGCAATGCCCATCTCAGTCAGTGCAGCGCCGACGGCATCGGCATCTACGCCTACTCCCCCGGCGGCCCCGCCCCGGCGAAGGCGACCATGAGCTTCGACATCGCCGACACCACCGTCGCCGATGCCGCCATCGCCGACCTGCACGTGCACACCGTCGGCGACCTGGCCGCGCTCACCGGCAAGGTCGAGCGCTCCCGATTCGGCGGCGACGTCGTGCTCACCCAGAGTGGCGGCAACCTTGGCGCCGGCTCGGTCATCGACTTCGGCGGCGGCCGCCTCGGCAGCGCCGGAAACAACTGTTTCGCCCCCACCACCGAGACCGCGCTCGCGGCGCCGAACCTACCGGTCGAACATTCGGGATCCTGGCCCACCTGTCGCTGA
- a CDS encoding AMP-dependent synthetase/ligase: MVSSTVPAELRPDTLCAAFQSNVAKYPDAVALRTLGGAVSITWREYGQRVRSIATGLAALGIQPGDTVALMLTNRPEFHLCDTAVLHAGATPFSVYNTNPVDLLTYQFGNSGNKAVICERQFAPKILEAVAKAAEQGIHVQHVICVDEAPDGTIALADVEQAQADGFDFDATWRKVRPEDLLTIVYTSGTTGPPKGVELTHTNFIENARVLEQFGGGGPDDRVISYLPDAHAANRWFAHYLTMLEGCQITTVPDFKQVAAALAEVHPSVFLGVPRVWVKVKGALEERFANESPIKRRLIHWAIGVGRKRARAASDARPLGAIDRFQHRLADRLVLATIRQGLGLDKVRVAVTGSIAIPPEVHEFFLGLGLPLCEGYGMSECTAGATLNGPDRVKIGTVGTPLPGAEVKLGDDGEVLIRGKMVMRGYRGDPEKTAETIDADGWLHTGDIGTIDSDGYLSIIDRKKELIINATGKNMSPANIENTVTDNCSLISTVVVIGEQRPFNTALLLLDPDLAAAYAQRHNLPGTTVAELAKDPEILRVVEQGIAAANSKLSRVEQIRKYIVLPEVWENGSDYLTATGKLKRKPISSSYTDTIEALYST, translated from the coding sequence TTGGTTTCATCGACAGTCCCGGCGGAGCTCCGCCCGGACACGTTATGTGCGGCGTTCCAATCGAACGTCGCGAAGTACCCCGACGCGGTCGCGCTGCGCACCCTCGGCGGCGCCGTCTCGATCACCTGGCGGGAATACGGCCAGCGGGTCCGGTCCATCGCCACCGGCCTCGCCGCGCTTGGTATCCAGCCCGGCGACACGGTCGCGCTGATGCTGACCAACCGGCCGGAGTTCCACCTCTGCGACACCGCGGTGCTGCACGCGGGCGCCACGCCGTTCTCGGTGTACAACACCAACCCGGTCGACCTGCTGACCTATCAGTTCGGCAACTCGGGCAACAAGGCGGTGATCTGCGAGCGCCAGTTCGCCCCGAAGATCCTGGAAGCCGTGGCCAAGGCCGCCGAGCAGGGCATTCACGTCCAGCACGTGATCTGCGTGGACGAGGCGCCCGACGGCACCATCGCACTGGCCGACGTCGAGCAGGCCCAGGCGGACGGGTTCGATTTCGACGCCACCTGGCGCAAGGTACGGCCCGAAGATCTGCTCACCATCGTCTACACCTCCGGCACCACCGGCCCGCCAAAGGGCGTCGAGCTCACCCACACCAACTTCATCGAAAACGCCCGCGTCCTAGAGCAATTCGGCGGTGGCGGGCCGGACGACCGGGTGATCTCCTACCTGCCCGACGCACACGCCGCCAACCGCTGGTTCGCGCACTATCTGACCATGCTCGAGGGCTGTCAGATCACCACCGTCCCCGATTTCAAACAGGTCGCCGCGGCGCTGGCCGAGGTGCATCCGAGCGTGTTCCTCGGCGTCCCCCGAGTGTGGGTGAAAGTCAAAGGCGCACTGGAGGAACGGTTCGCCAACGAGTCCCCGATCAAGCGCCGCCTGATCCACTGGGCGATCGGCGTCGGCCGCAAGCGGGCCCGCGCCGCCTCCGACGCGCGCCCCCTCGGCGCGATCGACCGATTCCAGCACCGGCTGGCGGATCGCCTTGTGCTGGCGACGATTCGGCAGGGTCTCGGCCTGGACAAGGTCCGGGTCGCGGTCACCGGCTCGATCGCGATCCCGCCGGAGGTGCACGAGTTCTTCCTCGGGCTCGGCCTGCCGCTGTGTGAGGGCTACGGGATGAGCGAATGTACCGCGGGCGCGACGCTCAACGGCCCGGACCGGGTCAAGATCGGCACGGTCGGCACCCCGCTGCCCGGCGCCGAGGTCAAGCTCGGCGACGACGGTGAAGTGCTGATCCGCGGCAAGATGGTGATGCGCGGCTACCGCGGCGACCCGGAAAAGACCGCGGAGACGATCGACGCCGACGGCTGGCTGCACACCGGCGACATCGGCACCATCGACAGTGACGGCTACCTGTCGATCATCGACCGCAAAAAAGAGCTCATCATCAACGCGACGGGAAAGAACATGTCGCCCGCCAACATCGAGAACACGGTCACCGACAACTGCTCGCTGATCAGCACGGTGGTCGTCATCGGCGAGCAGCGACCGTTCAACACCGCGCTGCTGCTGCTCGATCCCGACCTGGCCGCCGCCTACGCGCAGCGGCACAACCTGCCGGGGACCACCGTCGCCGAGCTGGCGAAGGACCCGGAGATCCTGAGGGTGGTCGAGCAGGGCATCGCCGCGGCCAACAGCAAACTGTCCAGGGTCGAGCAGATCAGGAAGTACATCGTGCTCCCAGAGGTATGGGAGAACGGCAGCGACTACCTGACCGCGACTGGCAAACTCAAGCGCAAGCCCATTTCCAGCAGCTACACGGATACGATCGAAGCCTTGTACTCGACCTGA
- a CDS encoding PucR family transcriptional regulator: MMPSRTRVFDDLHRRTASMLDGFYAALPPYQRLPQSLVETDFARGTKLNVDLFFEYLRRGEEPTEEDTRELVELAMDRLRDGTPLPEVLERYRLGAAFIWERLRATASPPERELLLDASLVLLKYVTLVTSRIATAATQRVHDPRWELLERRRGIADALLTGRDPVEWANDPVIPVSDAFLVAVFRLCGTRGGPASALRHRVEAIPGVFLRLDAGGWTALIPLQTGDDGSATLSGLTARLPAQEPAEPPPYWVGVGAARSKDAIPTMYAEARVLAELGRCLLRRDILCRRQDLQFEYTVAVSDAARPGLASVLAPLDAQPMLAETLEVFVDSGFNQLATARQLNVHRNTVTYRLSRVHELTGLDPHRPADAMTLSAARLARRLESAGFAP, from the coding sequence ATGATGCCATCGCGGACTCGGGTGTTCGACGATCTCCATCGGCGGACCGCGTCGATGCTCGACGGGTTCTACGCCGCGCTGCCGCCGTACCAGCGGCTGCCGCAATCCTTGGTGGAGACCGACTTCGCCCGGGGCACCAAGCTCAACGTGGACCTGTTCTTCGAGTACCTGCGCCGCGGCGAGGAGCCGACGGAGGAGGACACCAGGGAACTCGTCGAGCTCGCGATGGACCGGTTGCGCGACGGCACCCCGCTGCCCGAGGTGCTGGAGCGCTACCGGCTCGGCGCGGCGTTCATCTGGGAGCGGTTGCGCGCGACGGCCAGCCCGCCGGAGCGCGAACTGCTGCTCGACGCCTCGCTGGTGCTGCTGAAGTACGTCACGCTGGTCACCTCGCGGATCGCCACCGCGGCCACCCAGCGCGTGCACGACCCGCGCTGGGAGCTGTTGGAGCGCCGGCGCGGCATCGCCGACGCGCTGCTCACCGGCCGTGACCCGGTGGAGTGGGCCAACGATCCGGTGATTCCGGTGTCCGACGCGTTCCTCGTCGCGGTGTTCCGCCTGTGCGGCACCCGCGGCGGGCCAGCGTCGGCGCTGCGGCACCGGGTCGAGGCGATACCTGGGGTCTTCCTGCGGTTGGACGCGGGCGGCTGGACCGCGTTGATTCCACTACAGACCGGTGACGACGGCTCGGCCACGCTGTCCGGGCTCACCGCCCGGCTGCCCGCGCAGGAGCCCGCCGAGCCGCCGCCGTACTGGGTCGGCGTCGGCGCGGCGCGCAGCAAGGACGCGATCCCGACGATGTACGCCGAGGCGCGGGTACTCGCCGAGCTCGGCCGGTGCCTGCTCCGGCGCGACATCCTGTGCCGCAGACAGGATTTGCAGTTCGAATACACCGTCGCGGTGAGCGACGCGGCCCGCCCCGGGCTGGCCTCGGTGCTCGCGCCACTGGATGCGCAGCCGATGCTCGCCGAGACCCTGGAGGTGTTCGTCGACAGCGGCTTCAACCAGCTGGCGACGGCACGGCAGCTCAATGTGCACCGAAATACGGTCACCTATCGGCTTTCCCGGGTGCACGAGTTGACCGGACTCGACCCGCATCGTCCCGCCGACGCGATGACCCTGTCCGCCGCACGGCTGGCCAGGCGACTCGAATCCGCCGGGTTCGCCCCATAA
- a CDS encoding CocE/NonD family hydrolase, giving the protein MRIASRARAPRRTVTVAAAITAIGLILQLTPAANAVPAAGPVPNAPANFGLPAGYQPTPERYGIAYELGHIVPLSDGTQLQTEVRYPTDPATGARAAGEFPVVVNFTTYGALSSALTAAVTSVIDTLHIPLPDQLKDARRIINQATSAQDMLVRRGYIEVIADVRGTGGSTGAWNPASQQDGLDGAQLVDWAAKLPGSNGKVGMFGYSFPALSALRTAESVSPGSPLKAIVPMAMPNNIFNEVLGHDGMMSPILLTAISVLVPYLSLIGPFMTAVVSPQLFIKTLVDHLQAVVSSDSTIKLLLEAYAGGPLAYDGQWWQDRRFETDLHKVVENDIAMYQVGGLWDLYQEGPWRNYSQLQNLAAGKDQFAPMAPGQPTDGRFQLLMGPWYHVGLGFGPGSRLDTDMITVAWFDRWLKDIPNGIDKTDKPLHVIDPNNMAVATARYPFEQAGIQQRYFDGDRLVAQPPAVEDASDRLDYTGIDTICNRQSLGQYSAGLFDFLFRLFNAYNPCTEWVQEPVAGRRYTMDPVTEPTVLAGPSSVTLYASSTSNDAAFQVWLDDVAPDGSAVNITGGSQLASQRTLNDEKTWRATDGTIYAPEHVIRKDAEQLLTPGEVTKLEVKIRPTFYRLEPGHALRLRITSGTFPSTIPIPTDLPRLLGSSQQIHRDAARPSSLVVPLAPASAFGG; this is encoded by the coding sequence TTGAGAATTGCATCCCGGGCACGGGCTCCCCGCCGCACCGTGACGGTCGCCGCCGCGATCACCGCCATCGGCTTGATCCTCCAGCTCACGCCCGCCGCGAACGCCGTGCCCGCCGCGGGACCGGTGCCGAACGCGCCCGCGAATTTCGGCCTGCCCGCCGGTTATCAGCCCACGCCGGAGCGCTACGGCATCGCCTACGAACTGGGACATATCGTCCCACTTTCGGACGGCACCCAATTGCAGACCGAGGTGCGCTACCCGACCGATCCCGCCACCGGAGCGCGCGCCGCGGGCGAGTTCCCGGTCGTCGTCAACTTCACTACCTACGGCGCGCTGTCGAGCGCACTGACGGCCGCGGTGACCAGCGTGATCGACACACTGCACATCCCGCTGCCCGACCAGCTGAAGGACGCGCGCCGAATCATCAACCAGGCCACCAGCGCTCAGGACATGCTGGTCCGGCGCGGCTACATCGAGGTGATCGCCGACGTGCGCGGCACCGGCGGATCGACCGGCGCCTGGAACCCTGCCTCCCAGCAGGACGGCCTGGACGGCGCCCAACTGGTCGACTGGGCGGCGAAGCTGCCCGGCTCCAACGGCAAGGTCGGCATGTTCGGGTACTCGTTCCCGGCGCTGTCCGCATTGCGCACGGCCGAATCCGTTTCGCCCGGTTCGCCGTTGAAGGCGATTGTGCCGATGGCCATGCCCAACAACATCTTCAACGAGGTGCTCGGCCACGACGGCATGATGAGCCCGATCCTGCTCACCGCCATCTCGGTGCTGGTGCCGTACCTGAGCTTGATCGGCCCGTTCATGACGGCGGTGGTCTCGCCGCAGCTGTTCATCAAGACCCTGGTCGATCATTTGCAGGCGGTGGTGTCCTCGGACAGCACGATCAAGCTGCTGCTCGAGGCGTACGCGGGCGGCCCACTGGCCTACGACGGCCAGTGGTGGCAGGACCGCCGGTTCGAGACCGATCTGCACAAGGTCGTCGAGAACGACATCGCCATGTACCAGGTCGGTGGGCTCTGGGATCTGTACCAGGAAGGCCCGTGGCGCAACTACTCCCAGCTGCAGAACCTCGCCGCGGGCAAGGACCAGTTCGCGCCGATGGCGCCGGGGCAGCCCACCGACGGACGGTTCCAGCTGCTGATGGGCCCGTGGTACCACGTCGGCCTCGGCTTCGGGCCCGGCTCGCGGCTGGACACCGACATGATCACGGTGGCCTGGTTCGACCGCTGGCTCAAGGACATTCCGAACGGAATCGACAAAACCGACAAACCGCTGCACGTGATCGATCCGAACAACATGGCGGTCGCGACCGCGCGATATCCGTTCGAGCAGGCGGGGATTCAGCAGCGGTACTTCGACGGTGATCGACTGGTCGCGCAGCCGCCCGCGGTCGAGGACGCGTCGGATCGGCTGGATTACACCGGCATCGACACCATCTGCAACCGGCAGAGCCTCGGCCAGTACAGCGCGGGCCTGTTCGATTTCCTGTTCCGCCTGTTCAACGCCTACAACCCGTGCACGGAGTGGGTGCAGGAACCGGTGGCCGGACGCCGCTACACGATGGACCCGGTGACCGAGCCGACCGTGCTGGCCGGACCCAGCAGCGTCACCCTCTACGCGTCCTCTACCAGCAACGATGCCGCCTTCCAGGTCTGGCTCGACGATGTCGCGCCGGACGGTTCGGCGGTCAACATCACCGGCGGCTCCCAGTTGGCCAGCCAGCGCACGTTGAACGACGAAAAGACTTGGCGCGCAACGGATGGCACGATCTACGCGCCGGAACACGTCATCCGCAAGGATGCCGAACAGCTGTTGACGCCCGGCGAGGTGACCAAACTGGAAGTCAAGATCCGCCCCACCTTCTACCGATTGGAGCCGGGACACGCCCTGCGCCTTCGCATCACCAGCGGCACGTTCCCGTCGACCATACCGATTCCGACTGATTTGCCGCGGTTGCTCGGTTCGTCCCAGCAGATCCACCGGGACGCCGCCCGCCCGTCCAGCCTGGTCGTGCCGCTCGCACCGGCATCCGCCTTCGGCGGCTGA